The following are encoded together in the Kingella negevensis genome:
- the hda gene encoding DnaA regulatory inactivator Hda, whose amino-acid sequence MNQQAFDFDEPAYPRFDKLLGTANAELIYILQQEHDQFLYIWGEQGSGKSHILQAWVGQAVQAGYQAVYIDVGSTPLTDNVANADFIAIDQIEKLSTEEQATLFYIFNSFRNSHKGHLLLSAEVPPAKLQLREDLRTRMGFCLAYEVKSLSKEEKIDALTNMAKTRQLNIDPIIYQYLLEHWRQDLNSLIKMFNDLANYSITQGKPITLPLLRRLLKQQETK is encoded by the coding sequence GTGAACCAACAAGCTTTTGATTTTGACGAACCAGCCTACCCCCGTTTTGACAAACTATTGGGTACAGCCAATGCAGAACTCATCTACATTCTGCAACAGGAACACGACCAATTTTTGTATATTTGGGGCGAACAAGGCTCAGGGAAAAGCCATATTTTGCAAGCATGGGTTGGACAAGCCGTGCAAGCAGGTTATCAAGCCGTTTATATAGACGTGGGCAGCACGCCATTAACCGACAATGTTGCCAACGCCGATTTCATCGCGATTGACCAAATTGAAAAACTCAGCACAGAAGAACAAGCCACTTTATTCTATATTTTCAACAGCTTCCGCAATAGCCACAAAGGGCATTTGCTGTTATCTGCCGAAGTGCCACCAGCCAAATTGCAACTGCGCGAAGATCTGCGCACACGCATGGGTTTTTGTTTAGCGTATGAAGTGAAATCGCTGAGCAAAGAAGAAAAAATAGACGCACTCACCAATATGGCAAAAACGCGCCAGTTGAATATCGACCCGATTATCTACCAATATTTGCTGGAACATTGGCGACAAGATTTGAACAGTTTAATCAAAATGTTCAATGATTTAGCCAATTATTCGATTACGCAAGGCAAACCAATTACTCTGCCTTTGCTGCGCCGATTATTGAAACAGCAAGAAACCAAATAA
- the rsmA gene encoding 16S rRNA (adenine(1518)-N(6)/adenine(1519)-N(6))-dimethyltransferase RsmA: MTEHKARKRFGQNFLQDTRIISDIVNAVRPNPDDVVIEIGPGLAAITEPLTRKLNQLHVCEIDRDIITFLKKQPFANKLVIHDGDVLQFDFRSIAGHKKVVGNLPYNISTPLLFRLAEIADEVIDMHFMLQKEVVERMVATPKTNDYGRLSVMLQYFFDMEMLIEVPPESFDPAPKVDSAVVRMIPVENRIGKADNFKHFSDLVRDAFHQRRKTIRNNLKEIATDDDLQAVGIQPQQRAEEIEPELYVKLSNYLVAKAA; the protein is encoded by the coding sequence ATGACTGAACATAAAGCCCGCAAGCGTTTTGGGCAAAACTTTCTGCAAGATACGCGCATTATCAGCGATATTGTGAACGCCGTTCGCCCCAATCCTGACGATGTTGTGATTGAAATTGGTCCCGGTTTGGCAGCGATTACCGAGCCGCTCACCCGCAAACTCAATCAATTACACGTTTGCGAAATCGACCGCGATATTATCACTTTCCTGAAAAAACAACCGTTTGCCAACAAACTCGTGATTCATGATGGCGACGTGTTGCAATTTGATTTTCGCAGCATTGCAGGGCACAAAAAAGTGGTGGGTAATCTGCCATATAACATTTCGACGCCGTTGCTGTTTCGCTTGGCGGAGATTGCCGATGAAGTGATTGATATGCACTTTATGCTGCAAAAAGAAGTGGTTGAGCGCATGGTTGCTACGCCAAAAACTAACGACTACGGACGTTTGAGCGTGATGTTGCAATATTTCTTTGACATGGAAATGTTGATTGAAGTGCCGCCGGAATCGTTTGACCCTGCGCCGAAAGTGGATTCCGCCGTGGTGCGCATGATTCCTGTAGAAAATCGAATTGGCAAAGCAGATAATTTCAAACATTTCAGCGATTTGGTACGCGATGCGTTTCATCAACGCCGCAAAACCATTCGCAATAATTTGAAAGAAATCGCCACAGACGACGATTTACAAGCAGTCGGTATTCAACCGCAACAACGCGCGGAAGAAATCGAGCCTGAATTGTATGTGAAATTGTCTAATTATTTGGTTGCAAAAGCAGCCTGA
- a CDS encoding amino acid ABC transporter ATP-binding protein, producing the protein MSEQQNNNEEYVVSFKNVHKYFKDLHVINGVNLNIKQGEVVVVCGPSGSGKSTLIRTVNQLETIESGEIWVNGVNVADPKTDLNKVRTEVGFVFQHFNLYPHLTVLENITLSPIKVKGVKKEEAEAKAMELLEKVGLAHKKDALPTQLSGGQQQRVAIARGLAMEPRVMLFDEPTSALDPEMVGEVLKVMKDLAQSGMTMMCVTHEMGFAREVADYVIFVDHGQIVEQADPETFFNNPQTERAQQFLNQIAS; encoded by the coding sequence ATGAGTGAACAGCAAAATAATAATGAAGAATACGTAGTGAGCTTTAAAAACGTTCACAAATATTTCAAAGACTTGCACGTGATTAACGGCGTGAATTTGAACATCAAACAAGGCGAAGTGGTGGTGGTTTGTGGGCCTTCAGGTTCGGGTAAATCTACATTGATTCGTACTGTGAACCAACTGGAAACGATTGAATCAGGCGAAATCTGGGTAAACGGCGTAAACGTTGCCGACCCAAAAACGGATTTGAACAAAGTCCGTACGGAAGTGGGTTTTGTGTTCCAGCACTTTAATTTGTATCCGCATTTAACCGTTTTGGAAAACATCACGCTATCGCCAATTAAAGTGAAAGGTGTGAAAAAAGAAGAAGCTGAAGCTAAAGCAATGGAATTGCTGGAAAAAGTGGGTTTGGCGCACAAAAAAGATGCGCTGCCAACGCAATTATCAGGTGGTCAGCAGCAGCGTGTGGCGATTGCACGTGGCTTGGCAATGGAGCCGCGTGTGATGTTGTTTGATGAACCGACTTCTGCGCTTGACCCTGAAATGGTGGGCGAAGTGCTGAAAGTGATGAAAGATTTGGCGCAGTCTGGCATGACGATGATGTGCGTGACCCACGAAATGGGTTTTGCGCGTGAAGTGGCGGATTATGTGATTTTTGTGGACCACGGGCAAATTGTGGAACAGGCAGACCCTGAAACGTTCTTCAATAATCCGCAAACAGAACGTGCGCAACAGTTCTTGAATCAGATTGCTAGTTAA
- the aqpZ gene encoding aquaporin Z: MGIGYAGVSLAFGLTVLTMAYAVGYISGGHFNPAVSIGLMVGGRFNSKDLVPYIVAQVVGGIAAAALLYTIASGVPGFDAAASGFASNGYGEHSPHGYTMLSALLIEVVLTAIFLFVIMGSTDSRAPAGFAPIAIGLCLTLIHLVSIPVTNTSVNPARSTAVAIFQGSWAIQQLWLFWVAPIVGGVIGALCYKFVSAEEKTAA; encoded by the coding sequence TTGGGCATCGGCTACGCTGGTGTATCTTTGGCGTTTGGTTTAACCGTTTTGACGATGGCTTACGCAGTCGGTTATATTTCTGGCGGACACTTTAACCCAGCCGTTTCAATCGGTTTGATGGTTGGCGGCCGCTTCAATAGCAAAGATTTGGTGCCATACATTGTGGCACAAGTGGTAGGCGGTATCGCTGCAGCAGCATTGTTGTACACAATCGCTTCTGGTGTACCAGGTTTTGATGCTGCGGCAAGCGGTTTTGCAAGCAATGGTTACGGCGAACACTCTCCGCACGGCTATACAATGTTGTCAGCTTTGTTGATTGAAGTGGTATTGACTGCCATTTTCTTGTTTGTGATTATGGGTTCAACTGATAGCCGCGCACCTGCTGGCTTTGCTCCTATCGCAATTGGTTTGTGCTTAACGCTGATTCACTTGGTGAGCATTCCTGTTACCAACACTTCTGTAAACCCTGCGCGTTCAACTGCGGTAGCGATTTTCCAAGGTTCTTGGGCGATTCAACAATTGTGGTTGTTCTGGGTTGCGCCAATCGTTGGCGGCGTAATCGGTGCATTGTGCTACAAATTTGTTTCAGCAGAAGAAAAAACTGCTGCTTAA